AAAATCTGTCCTTCTTCAGGATACTTCATATTCAATTTTTGCAGTGCATACTTCTCAATCCAGCCAGATTCTCGAATTTTATCTAACTCTACTTCATAAATTTGATTTTCTCTAATCAAATCGCTTAGCTCAACTCTTTGATTTACTATATCATATTTCAACTGAGCTACTTTTGCGTAGCTTAGTAAAATAGCTATAGATATACCAATTAAGAGAATTACGAAAAACACAACTCCTCCGCCAAGCTTAAGTTTTTTTGATTCTCTTGAATCTATGTTGCCTAAACCATCTCGCATGTGTGAACTGTACTCATCTCTACCAACTTTTCTGATAGTTCCTTGTCCACTAGTATGAACGTAAACTTCTCGTTTTTTTCGTACTCGCTCTAATTGTTTCTCTTTACGCATTGGAATCATGTCTTCACCTCCTTGTGAACTAAGTATATAAATTTATACCTTCTCCGCTATCCTTAGCTTCGCACTTCTCGCACGATTATTCCTCTCTAACTCATCTTTATTTGATACTATAGGCTTTCTCGTTATAATCTTCACTTCTCGTCTTTTATCACAACGGCAAACCGGATACTCTCTCGGGCATACACATTGTTGATTCAAGTACTTAAACATATCCTTTACTAGACGATCTTCTAACGAATGAAATGTAATTATACAAATCCTACCACCTGGATTCAGTCTATCAACTGCATCTCTTATAGTATTTTTTATAATATCTAGCTCTCCATTTACCTCTATTCTTATAGCTTGAAATGTTCTCTTTGCAGGATGTGGTCCATCAGCACGTGCACCTTTTGGAACAGCTTTTTTTATGACACTAACTAAGTCAAATGTAGTATCTATAGTGTTCTCTTCTCTCTCTTGAACTATAAATTCAGCAATTCTCTTAGCCCAATTTTCTTCACCGTAATCCTTTATAATCCTGCACAAATCTTCTTGACTATACTCATTCACAACTTCCCATGCAGAAAGCTTTTGATCTCTATTCATTCTCATATCTAATCTTGCATCATGCTGATACGAAAAACCTCTTTCACCTTCATCTAATTGATGGGACGATACCCCTAAATCCAAAAGTATACCATCAATTTTTTCAACACCTAAATGCCAAAGTACATTTTTTATATTGCTAAAATTATCTCTAACAATCTTCACTCTGTCTTTGTACGGAGCTAAGACTTCCGTTGCCTTGTTAATAGCATTTTGATCCTGATCTATTCCTATCAAGTATCCAGTTTCCAAACGCTTAGCAATCTCCTTTGAGTGCCCTGCTCCTCCAAGCGTTCCATCTACATATATCCCATCCGGCTTTATGTTTAGCCCTTCGATACATTCATCTAATAATACTGATACGTGCTTAAATTCCAAAATAAAATCCTCCTATATTCCTAGTTCTGCCATTTGTTCTGCTATGGCATCATAACTCAATTCATCATCGTCTGTATAGTTATTCCAGAGAGATTTACTCCATACTTCTAGACGATTACCTACGCCTATAGTAACTATCTCTTTCTCTATTTGAGCATGCTGTCTAAGATTAGCTGAAATTAGTACTCGCCCTTGCTTATCAGTTTCACACTCTGACGCTCCTGAAAAGAAGAATCTAACAAAAGCACGCGCATTTTTACTGGTAAGTGGTAACGACTTAAGCTTCGCCTCAATTTTTATCCATTCTTCCATAGGATATATAAAGAGACATGAGTCAAGACCCTTAGTCATTACGAATCTCTCCCCTAAGTCATCTCTCAATTTGGCAGGAACAATAAAACGCCCTTTTGCGTCTATCGCATGTTGATATTCACCTATGAACATCATTCCCACCACCTTTTCAATATTCACCACTTTACTCCACTTCTAACCACATTGTACTACATTACTACCCAAAAGTCTAT
The genomic region above belongs to Tissierellales bacterium and contains:
- the rsmH gene encoding 16S rRNA (cytosine(1402)-N(4))-methyltransferase RsmH, with protein sequence MEFKHVSVLLDECIEGLNIKPDGIYVDGTLGGAGHSKEIAKRLETGYLIGIDQDQNAINKATEVLAPYKDRVKIVRDNFSNIKNVLWHLGVEKIDGILLDLGVSSHQLDEGERGFSYQHDARLDMRMNRDQKLSAWEVVNEYSQEDLCRIIKDYGEENWAKRIAEFIVQEREENTIDTTFDLVSVIKKAVPKGARADGPHPAKRTFQAIRIEVNGELDIIKNTIRDAVDRLNPGGRICIITFHSLEDRLVKDMFKYLNQQCVCPREYPVCRCDKRREVKIITRKPIVSNKDELERNNRARSAKLRIAEKV
- the mraZ gene encoding division/cell wall cluster transcriptional repressor MraZ — its product is MFIGEYQHAIDAKGRFIVPAKLRDDLGERFVMTKGLDSCLFIYPMEEWIKIEAKLKSLPLTSKNARAFVRFFFSGASECETDKQGRVLISANLRQHAQIEKEIVTIGVGNRLEVWSKSLWNNYTDDDELSYDAIAEQMAELGI